In Cicer arietinum cultivar CDC Frontier isolate Library 1 chromosome 7, Cicar.CDCFrontier_v2.0, whole genome shotgun sequence, the genomic window TGGCTTAGATAGGATAAGATGATGGTTCACAAGGAAAATGGAGGTTTAAATTTCCAAGacttcaaaagtttcaaaaggATGGAAGCTACTTACAAACTGTAACTCTTTTTAcaatgtatttatattttttaggagatttaaaaaattaattacatttgaATAAGTTTCTTTGCTAAATGCTAAATAAGTTACATTTTCTTATAATCAAGATTTGAAGGTAGTTAATATAAAGatgaatattttctttttatatatttgttagatGAATCTTTTAAATATAGTCTGCGCCTATGTATTGCATGCAACCATTAGTGgctttaattatgtgaatgaATTGGGTTTTTTAATATCACAATGTAGTATCATTCTCCCCGGCAATGCTAATTATactttaactttttattaagAAGCAAGCTAATTTAGGGTCACTCATAAATTAGCTAGAGCGTCCATGTTTTAGTCTAGCCACCACTTATTTTATCATGCTCCTTGATTGTTGATATCTTTGATCAAATGAAATGAGTTGCAACTTgcaaagtgttttttttttttttttttttttttttttttttttttttttttatattttatatttaaaggatgattttctctaattagttaacTATTTGTTATGTCGCAATTGTTTAATATATTGCTTACACTATTGGAtgctgaaaagaaaaaaaaaattgaaaaaaaggcAAATGACTgtttcaagaatttttttaaaaaaccctATATTTCAAATATAGTATTAATTGTTAAATGAAAGTTTAAATATTATAGTTGACAGTTGAaagttttaatatatagttaataACTATTAAGTTAATTGAGTATCTGTTAAAATTATTGATtcaattagtttaaaaatataattttatatttttaattaaaattaaattttatcatttaatgattaaaatatgttaaaattagtaatttaaaatttatttattattaatttaaaatttatcaatatgatatatataatttttatttatctattttattattttaaattaaaataaataaattatttactttaaaatattaactattttataatttaaataatttgtaaataattttaaaattataataaagaattatttattaatcagatatacttttttattgactcagttagtttattttttaaaattatttactaaattattttaaaaataaaaatgaatgataattacaaaaataaatataaaattgaaaaaaaaaatgataacttaTAAGCTATAAACTAGTTGAATTAacttatacaaaaaaatattataaactcaTAATTAATAACTATTAATAAATTGAGTTTATAGTAGAGTTGTCAAAACAGATTACCCGATTCATATAGGGCCAACCATAACGGGATGCGGGTTTCTTCGAATTGGGCCAAAAAGCTCTGTGTCAATTAACACAAactcaattcaaaatttttaaagtaaCATATTATCCAAACAACACACAGATTAAAATAAGTTGCAAATTGTCCAAAAGTTAGAGATATTATCTAGCataacacaaataaatttagatttgttTAACATGACCTAAACTCaaaccaaattcaaataaaatgcTAAATAGTTCTAATGTTGACTCTATAATAAGTATTTTTAGACTTCTTGAGcaatattcatattttacaaAGTGTTGGATGATTGTCCacctaagaaaataaaaaaattgattgttaaaaatatataaccaaCTAAAGATAATATTCTatcacaaaattttatatatatatatatatatatatatatatatatatatataNNNNNNNNNNNNNNNNNNNNNNNNNNNNNNNNNNNNNNNNNNNNNNNNNNNNNNNNNNNNNNNNNNNNNTATATATAAACTAAGTGGGTTGAATTTATTTTggactttttttttatgttagttaattttattgtttttattttttttaaattgattatgcAGGTCGCAGGTTATTCGATACCCATACGAGCTAATCCAGATGGATAACAAGTTTATTTGAATTGAactaaaaaattctaaaaaaaatcaaactaaaattattaagcTCAAATCTTATATTTTAGCTAATTAGGCAGACTGATCTATTCAAACTAATCTATTTTGACTGCtacaatttatattatataaccTAAAAGTTATAAGctcatttattgattttataaaaaaggagaaaaagcCACTTATCAATCcgacttttattttaaaagtttatggGAAACATCATACCCTTAAAGAAAACATATTGATAAATGTTGTTTATGAAAAACTCATATACTTTCTCGAAAatgaaatacaaataaaaaaaaattataaaaagttaatatatctaattaagaattcaaattaaataaattaagaattcaaattaaataaattaaaaataataacaattaatattttaataattttaaagttttttggaacaataatcaaaattaatatttcaaaatttacaaCATTCACGTACTCGCATCAATTACTATAACTAAACCCGAGGTCAACTATCTTTGAtcgattaattaatttaattaattaaaattaaaagcagACCAAGACACTTTGTCCATAATATCTCTTGTGTTGTTAAGAGTGACTCAACCAAGTTGCCAATAAAGGTAGTCATCATTCGACAGAGTATATAATATGGGACTGCAAATGTGGGACCTGTGACTATACTTATCAACATAATAATTTCACGAAAAAAGgagtataaatatataaaaacaattaatatttaatttaattaattaatcaataataattgACAATTGTGGGTCCTAAAAAACTATTGATAGAACAATATCACCAaagatatttcaattttaatatttatctattttattttcaatttcatctcATTAACTTATTTAAATTGAATCGAATTCATATGATctatacaaatttaattaaatatatatatatataattcaaattaataatgtaataaaaaataaaaataatataattaacaaaattaattttttttatttaaagtcaaatataataatatctattttataaattttaataaataaatattaatattattacgttaagatatttaatttatatatgaatttttatataaaattaattataataattggaAGAAACAAAAGAATCTCACATTCTGATTTCTCTCTCATGAGGCTGTCGCCATGAAAGCATTTCTGTGATAACCAAAGTTAAATTCCGTTTTCACATTCAATCACTTTTCTTTATAGGTTCTTTCACCCCCACAAACACTTATTCATTTTTAACAAGCTTCaatcttctctctctctctctctctcaattcTGTCTCTTCACCACCCTTCTCCACTCACAAGTCAGAaaactctctctttctctctcttccaATTTCGTTTTAAATttctgatttttgttttttgtcgACAGattttcattaaatcaattcaTACTCAGATTAATTTCATATGAGTTTGATTTCATCAACCCTTTATTTGTTTGTTGGTTTTTTCTTACTAGTTATTTATTCTTTGTTTGATAATATATGTTGGGGGTGGAAATGAAGGGTTCGATCTAGGGTTGTTTGCTAAAATTGGAGcttttgattttgttgataAGGTTTTATTGATGTTTGGAAACTTTTGATTTATgtgttttcttgtttttaggTTCTTTCAAAGCTTGAAAATATGTAAATAGCTTAACCTCACTTTGTTGTTTTAGTTTGTGTGAAATGAATCTATGTTTTAACTCATTAAATCGATGTAGTTTGTGTGAAATTGAACTATTTGTGATTTTTGAGTTTAATACAAATCTCTGATTTGAATTGTTTTGTTGTGTGGATGGATATGGTAAATTGTGGAGTTTGCTCGTGAAGTTTTGCTGACTTGATAATTGTTAAgctttgagaaaaataatcttAGCTATATGGTCTTTGTGTTTTCATTCTTTGAACCCGTTATGTACTCTTTGTTATGTTTTCAATTGTTTTTAGGGTCTGTTTGGATTGTAGTATTTGAGTTATCTTCTTGAGTAGCCTTTGGGAGACCTTATGGAAATAATTTATGACATGTCTAGAAGCTGCTTTCAGCTTATTTCTATAAGCTCGTCatgatagcttatgaaaatagtttatagtttgtataaaaataatttgatttattttatcttttgttgttAAAATAGCTTTTGCATAAGCACATATATTGTAAGTGCATAactaagttgtttatccaaactgGTCCCTATTCAATCTTGTTCACTCACTTACTTTCCATCTCTGTATCACTTGTTTTTGTAAGCATATATATGGGCATATCATTGACAGATTACTACTCTTTCGCTTGTGTTTGATTGAGATATAGGTGGTGAGGATGTCGACTCCGGCAAGGAAGAGACTGATGAGGGATTTTAAGAGGTTGCAACAAGATCCTCCTGCTGGCATCAGTGGAGCTCCTCAGGACAATAATATCATGCTTTGGAATGCTGTGATCTTTGGGTGTGTAGAAGTTTACTATTCCTAATCTTTTTCCTTATGTGTGTATGCGGTCAAATATGGCCGATGCGGCCTTATTCGCGGTTGTGTTGCGGTTGCGGCAACATGAAAAATTGTTACGTTGCACCCATATTGGCGTCGTGGACGTTTATTTAAAACCCTTTTTGTGTGTTTCCATTTATTTTGTGGTTTTAGTTTCTGGACCCTTAAATATGTAATAGCAATCTAATTATGCTTTTCATTGTGCTTTTTCAGACCAGATGACACCCCTTGGGATGGAGGTACAGTTATATCCTTTGCCTTAAAAgctgaaagtttttttttaaaaatatgttttctaatattttaattgtgATTCGTGATTTTTAGTGCGGGGGGTGAACTAcatgaaaataactttttgccattaaaaatattgttatgaACAACTTCGACACGTAGTCGATGAACTAATTTCGGAAAATTATTTGTGACTATCTAGTATGTTATTACTTATTTGTACATTAAGAAAAGTTTTATATAAATCTTTAATTCGTTTTCGATGAACAGATTTTCATTCAAAAATCATTGTCAGTAATAATACTTTTGACTTTCTAGTTTGTGTTATAACGACTTGGAATTAGCATCTATCCATTATGTGTTGATTTGAACAGAATTTATGTCATGAATATACAGATTTTTagcaaaaaataattgataggGATGAAATTCAATTGAATATACTTTGTTGGTAGAAGAAATTAAAGTGTCTAATTTGAACTCCTGTCTATTGGAACATGGAAATGTCTAATTTGGCATATTTCTATTATTTGGTTCATTCATATATAAAGAAAGGAGTTCAACTTGTACGCGTGTCACACGCTGGTTggtatttaatgtattttacgTTTTAAGTCTTTGGATCATTTGTCAACTTATAGGTAGAAAAGGGAAAAAAGATTAATGTCTTAAACTGACCCGTGTCATGGTGGTTTAAATAGTACACTACCGAGTCTTCTAATTTTTGGATTTTCATCTTGTCTTTTAGGTACGTTCAAGTTGACACTTCAGTTCTCAGAGGATTATCCTAACAAACCACCTACTGTGCGCTTTGTTTCTCGAATGTTTCATCCAAACAGTAAGTACAAAACTACCTCACAATTCCTTTATGGAGTTAGAATAGCAATCATCTGAATTATTTGTATAGTGAATGCCTGAGCATTATTGTTGCATTAAAACTAACATCCTCAAACAGAAACGGGAACTAAGTGTTTTAATCTACATGTTTAACTTGGCTTTTGGAAGTTGCTGGTGAACAGCTTCTCAACATCTATGgatgtattttttcttcttgtaaatattCTTGAGAATAGTTTATCTGGAAAGTGAAACATTTGTGGTTAAGTCTTCttcagaaaaaataaaacatttgttCTTAAGTCAGGTTTCTACATTGGTTCTCGAGAGTCTTGACAGTTTGCGTACTTTTCCCCCTATAGTTAGTATCTTTTCAACACAACATCCTGGAATGCGgttcaaatttattatatttgttgaaaataaatttttgtttgtcaTATACTTATATGCATGCTAAAATTTTGTTAGTGTGGTTGTCAAACACTTGAGTTAAACCATAGAATCTGACAAATTTACAACTCTAGGTAATGAAGTCAAGTTTAGTCGCCTACATAATTGTTTCTGTGTAAACTCGGGCAATGGCGgaacttgaatttttttaatgaggGGGGCCAACAATtcttaaaatacataaaatttgttgtccacaatttttcaaaattattagtTAGCATAGTGGTCATTTTTGCTCTGGTTTTACCCTCTATTTAGGGGTTTGAATCCTTGGTACAacatttttatgaaataaaatactaaagTTAGAGTCTAATGATTCGAACCCGTGACCTGGAATTGCAAAACAACATACTGCGGCTGCCCACTttgtatttaataatattaaaaggattaaataatatatataatacatatatacatgtatattattataatgtatatatttaattattagaaaTAAGAAAATTTTGCGGTGGCCATGGCCACCCCTTGTCCCTTAG contains:
- the LOC101490547 gene encoding ubiquitin-conjugating enzyme E2 2, giving the protein MSTPARKRLMRDFKRLQQDPPAGISGAPQDNNIMLWNAVIFGPDDTPWDGGTFKLTLQFSEDYPNKPPTVRFVSRMFHPNIYADGSICLDILQNQWSPIYDVAAILTSIQSLLCDPNPNSPANSEAARMFSENKREYNRRVREIVEQSWTAD